A part of Paenibacillus sp. 481 genomic DNA contains:
- a CDS encoding metal-sensitive transcriptional regulator — translation MGYVYKDDIKKRLRRIEGQARGVLRLMDEEKSCKDVVAQLSAIRNATDKAIAQIVAENLQQCIIDEQLAGRDSSKVVQEAIELLVKSR, via the coding sequence GTGGGATACGTTTACAAGGATGACATCAAAAAACGTCTGCGCCGCATCGAAGGACAAGCTCGTGGAGTGCTGCGACTAATGGACGAAGAAAAGTCGTGTAAAGATGTCGTGGCTCAATTGTCGGCCATTCGCAATGCGACGGACAAAGCCATCGCTCAAATCGTTGCTGAAAATTTGCAGCAATGCATTATTGATGAGCAATTGGCAGGAAGAGATTCGAGTAAAGTGGTGCAAGAAGCCATTGAGTTATTAGTTAAAAGCCGTTAA
- a CDS encoding DsrE/DsrF/DrsH-like family protein, with amino-acid sequence MGQKKEKTTIVLFSGDMDKAMAAFIIANGAAAYDHEVTIFFTFWGLNTLRKDEIVHVQKGWLEKAFGWMMPRGAKKLGLSKMNMMGMGPKMIKHVMKKHNALSLPQLIELAQEQGVKLVACTMTMDMLGLQQEELVDGLEYAGVAGYLGDAVDAKVNLFI; translated from the coding sequence ATGGGACAGAAAAAAGAAAAAACAACGATCGTGTTATTTAGCGGAGATATGGATAAGGCCATGGCTGCATTTATTATTGCGAACGGCGCGGCGGCTTACGACCACGAAGTGACGATATTTTTTACGTTTTGGGGATTGAACACGTTGCGTAAAGATGAAATCGTTCATGTGCAAAAAGGCTGGCTTGAAAAAGCATTCGGCTGGATGATGCCCCGTGGCGCCAAAAAGTTAGGTTTATCCAAAATGAATATGATGGGCATGGGTCCGAAAATGATTAAACACGTGATGAAGAAGCATAATGCTCTATCACTTCCCCAACTTATTGAATTAGCCCAAGAGCAAGGAGTGAAGTTGGTTGCCTGCACGATGACTATGGATATGTTAGGTTTGCAGCAGGAAGAATTGGTGGATGGGCTTGAGTATGCGGGAGTAGCGGGCTATTTAGGCGACGCAGTGGATGCGAAAGTAAACTTATTTATTTAA
- a CDS encoding sulfite exporter TauE/SafE family protein, protein MDVALYVTMVVLGFVGSFFSGLLGIGGAIINYPLLLFVPAALGIAAFSAHEVSTMSMFQVFFASLAGSFMYLKRQGAGPPLIHRGLATYMGGSILIGSVIGSVSSGSISSDAITMIYGALAVIAVLFMLLPKQEREEQVNRNIPFNKYIAVMSAFGVGIASGIVGAGGSFILIPVMITVLKIPTRTTIATSLVIVFISSVGGVIGKISYGNIPIMATLFVIIGSVLGAPLGSKVSPNINVKLLHYGLVILIAATSVKIWASVLG, encoded by the coding sequence GTGGACGTCGCTTTATATGTAACGATGGTTGTGCTTGGATTCGTCGGCTCCTTCTTTTCAGGCTTACTAGGAATCGGAGGCGCTATTATTAATTACCCTTTGCTATTGTTTGTACCTGCTGCGCTTGGTATTGCTGCCTTTTCCGCACATGAAGTATCTACCATGAGTATGTTTCAGGTCTTTTTTGCATCGCTAGCAGGGAGTTTCATGTATCTAAAAAGACAGGGAGCGGGTCCCCCCTTGATTCATCGCGGGCTCGCTACCTATATGGGCGGCAGTATACTCATAGGCAGTGTCATTGGTAGCGTAAGTTCGGGATCCATTTCAAGCGATGCCATTACGATGATCTACGGTGCATTAGCTGTTATTGCTGTCCTATTCATGCTTCTACCTAAGCAGGAGCGCGAAGAACAAGTAAACAGAAATATTCCATTTAATAAATATATTGCGGTTATGTCTGCTTTTGGAGTCGGGATCGCTTCGGGCATCGTGGGCGCAGGTGGTTCATTTATATTAATTCCCGTGATGATAACCGTGTTGAAAATTCCGACCCGAACAACGATCGCGACTTCGCTAGTCATTGTATTTATTTCTTCGGTTGGCGGTGTGATCGGCAAAATTTCATACGGTAACATACCGATTATGGCTACTTTGTTCGTCATTATCGGGAGTGTGCTAGGCGCACCGCTAGGTTCAAAAGTAAGTCCTAACATCAATGTAAAGCTATTGCATTATGGCTTAGTTATTTTGATTGCAGCAACGTCGGTGAAAATTTGGGCTTCTGTGCTGGGTTAA
- a CDS encoding sulfurtransferase TusA family protein yields METNITVDTQGMACPMPIVKAKKGLDSLEAGQIMKVLSTDKGSLNDFQAWVKQTNHELVKHEVVDGIFTFFVRKK; encoded by the coding sequence ATGGAAACGAACATCACCGTTGATACGCAAGGGATGGCATGTCCGATGCCCATCGTAAAAGCGAAAAAAGGATTAGATTCATTGGAAGCAGGTCAAATCATGAAGGTGTTATCAACTGACAAAGGTTCGCTGAACGATTTTCAAGCGTGGGTGAAGCAAACGAATCATGAGTTGGTAAAGCATGAGGTAGTGGATGGGATTTTTACCTTTTTCGTACGAAAGAAGTAA
- a CDS encoding MBL fold metallo-hydrolase — translation MFNHDSLFILDVRNESDYADWKMEGQSVETLNVPYFELLDGVETVLDHIPDDKEVVVVCAKEGSSIFVAEQLIAHGKSNISYLAGGMKAWSEHLVPVKIGDLTDGGSIYQFIRIGKGCLSYMVISNGEAAVIDPVRMTDVYTHFAQEQQAVIQHTIDTHLHADHISGGLKLAVRTGANYWLPPKDADEVVFDYNPLDEHAVISVGHTQIQIQPVYSPGHTIGSTSLIVDNQYLFSGDILFVHSIGRPDLAGKAEDWVSDLRHTLYDRYKQLSYDLIVLPAHFGQAAELGEGGKVLARLGDLFKNNPGLNITDEAQFRRAVTENLPPQPHAYEEIRQINMGKLAPTAEEQRDMEIGPNRCAIHDK, via the coding sequence ATGTTCAACCATGACTCGCTTTTTATTTTAGATGTGCGCAATGAAAGTGATTATGCGGACTGGAAAATGGAAGGTCAAAGTGTAGAAACGCTGAACGTTCCTTATTTTGAACTGCTTGACGGTGTCGAAACCGTGCTCGATCACATTCCGGACGACAAAGAAGTCGTCGTCGTATGTGCGAAGGAGGGCTCCTCCATCTTTGTAGCCGAGCAATTAATTGCACACGGCAAGTCTAATATTTCTTACCTTGCTGGCGGGATGAAAGCTTGGAGCGAACATTTAGTACCTGTTAAAATCGGCGATTTAACAGACGGCGGTTCCATTTATCAATTCATACGCATCGGTAAAGGCTGTCTGTCTTATATGGTCATTTCGAATGGCGAAGCCGCTGTCATTGATCCCGTTCGTATGACGGATGTGTATACGCATTTTGCCCAAGAACAACAAGCCGTTATTCAGCATACGATTGACACCCATCTGCACGCGGATCATATTTCTGGCGGATTGAAACTAGCAGTGCGCACAGGAGCTAACTATTGGCTCCCACCGAAAGATGCGGATGAAGTGGTCTTTGACTATAATCCACTCGACGAACATGCTGTCATCTCTGTCGGGCATACTCAAATTCAGATTCAACCTGTCTACTCGCCAGGGCACACCATTGGAAGTACGTCACTCATTGTGGACAATCAGTATTTATTTTCAGGAGACATATTGTTCGTGCACTCCATTGGACGACCTGACTTGGCAGGAAAGGCAGAAGATTGGGTCAGCGACCTTCGCCATACGTTGTACGACCGATACAAGCAATTATCTTATGATTTAATCGTCCTTCCGGCCCACTTTGGACAAGCCGCGGAACTCGGTGAAGGCGGAAAAGTGTTGGCACGTTTGGGTGACTTATTCAAGAACAATCCCGGATTAAACATCACAGATGAGGCACAGTTTAGACGAGCAGTAACAGAGAATTTGCCTCCGCAGCCACATGCGTACGAGGAGATTAGACAAATCAATATGGGGAAATTAGCCCCCACCGCTGAAGAACAGCGCGATATGGAAATAGGTCCAAACCGCTGCGCGATTCACGATAAATAA
- a CDS encoding sulfurtransferase TusA family protein yields the protein MTIQVDKVLDAKGLACPLPIVRTKKALEELAHGCVLEVQATDKGSLADLQSWAKSTGHHYLGTKQAGNVLHHFIRKSAPAEAKDERDFPNTITNEELEQRIKETPPVTIVDVREPAEYAFAKISGAISIPLGQLEQRIQELNQEDEICVICRTGKRSDMAAQLLHEKGFKHVKNVVPGMSAWKGTVEQSNHLVQ from the coding sequence ATGACCATTCAAGTAGATAAAGTTCTAGATGCCAAAGGACTGGCTTGCCCGCTGCCCATCGTCAGAACTAAAAAGGCGCTTGAAGAGCTAGCCCATGGCTGTGTACTTGAGGTTCAAGCGACGGATAAAGGTTCGTTAGCCGATCTTCAAAGCTGGGCGAAGTCAACAGGGCACCACTATTTAGGGACCAAGCAAGCGGGGAACGTGCTTCATCATTTTATTCGGAAGTCGGCTCCTGCCGAGGCTAAGGATGAACGAGATTTCCCAAATACGATAACAAATGAGGAGCTAGAGCAGCGAATTAAGGAGACTCCACCTGTCACGATCGTTGATGTGCGTGAGCCAGCGGAGTATGCTTTTGCCAAAATTTCAGGTGCAATCTCCATCCCACTCGGACAATTGGAGCAACGAATCCAAGAGCTGAATCAAGAAGATGAGATCTGCGTCATTTGTCGTACAGGGAAGCGCAGCGACATGGCGGCTCAGCTGTTGCATGAAAAAGGCTTTAAGCATGTAAAAAATGTTGTGCCTGGCATGTCCGCATGGAAGGGTACCGTCGAGCAGTCTAATCACTTAGTTCAATAA
- a CDS encoding RDD family protein: MESSRWQATFGKRSFDIVVVDEDYERLSFLRASARYWSKLLSLFPLYIEFL; the protein is encoded by the coding sequence TTGGAATCGTCCAGATGGCAAGCGACGTTTGGGAAAAGGTCGTTTGATATCGTAGTAGTCGATGAGGATTACGAAAGACTATCCTTTTTGCGGGCATCTGCTAGGTATTGGAGTAAGCTGCTCTCACTATTTCCGTTATATATCGAATTTTTATGA
- a CDS encoding GNAT family N-acetyltransferase, translated as MIQISPIIASEILELACLYEELDGSRPYIERIKEQFEHLQSNKDYLFLGAKNEQGKLVGSVMGIVCYDLTGECRPFMVVENMIVSKASQRLGVGKQLMEEIERQAKVRNCHCVILVSGATSKEAHEFYEAIGYSKGIIQGFIKALD; from the coding sequence GTGATTCAAATCTCACCAATAATAGCTTCTGAAATACTTGAATTGGCTTGTTTATATGAAGAATTGGATGGAAGTCGCCCCTATATCGAACGGATAAAGGAACAGTTTGAACATCTTCAATCCAATAAAGACTACTTATTTCTCGGCGCAAAAAATGAGCAGGGTAAGTTAGTCGGCTCCGTGATGGGAATCGTTTGTTACGATTTAACGGGGGAATGTCGTCCTTTTATGGTCGTGGAAAATATGATTGTATCTAAGGCTAGTCAGCGACTTGGAGTCGGTAAACAATTAATGGAAGAAATCGAGCGGCAAGCGAAGGTAAGAAATTGTCACTGTGTGATTTTAGTTTCAGGTGCAACGAGTAAAGAGGCGCATGAGTTTTATGAGGCTATTGGATATAGCAAAGGCATCATACAGGGATTTATAAAGGCTCTAGATTGA
- a CDS encoding YfiT family bacillithiol transferase: MEHLRYPIGSFEPVMNPSIEERTRFINQIPDITKILRKFIAGTEPEQLNTPHRQGAWSTKQIVHHMADNDMNAYIRFKKALTEDEPMSGTYREDLWAELSDYKDVPIEHSLVLLETLHIRFVILLNGLQLDDFSRKLKTEVLGSITLDTALQRFVWHNEHHISQIQSYMMSKG, translated from the coding sequence GTGGAGCATTTGCGTTATCCCATCGGGTCGTTTGAACCTGTAATGAATCCTTCCATTGAAGAGCGAACCCGCTTCATCAACCAGATTCCTGATATTACAAAGATACTAAGAAAGTTTATAGCGGGCACCGAACCTGAGCAGCTTAATACCCCTCATCGTCAGGGTGCTTGGTCTACGAAACAAATCGTACATCATATGGCTGATAATGATATGAACGCGTACATAAGATTCAAAAAGGCGCTTACCGAGGACGAGCCTATGTCCGGTACTTATCGCGAAGATTTATGGGCAGAACTCAGCGATTACAAAGATGTCCCGATCGAACATTCACTTGTATTACTCGAAACCCTTCACATTCGATTTGTTATTCTCCTTAACGGTTTACAGCTAGATGATTTTAGCAGGAAATTAAAAACCGAAGTACTAGGAAGCATCACTTTGGATACAGCACTGCAAAGATTCGTCTGGCACAACGAGCATCATATTTCTCAAATCCAATCCTATATGATGTCCAAGGGTTAG
- a CDS encoding cyclase family protein, translating to MIIDLTRLIVDKMPVFPGDTETTLIQSKFIQQHHYNNHQLTINMHVGTHIDGPMHMTDTHVYLSDFPLDSFIGEGCVLDVSGEMTIDYKVEYEQSIKENSIVILYTGYGKYFDQAEYFTAYPVLTKAFVDILVRKKVKMIGMDTPSPDKYPFEIHAYLFENTIFIAENLTNVERLLDVESFEIIALPLHIKADSSIARIIARVK from the coding sequence ATGATCATTGATCTAACTCGTCTCATCGTCGATAAGATGCCTGTTTTTCCAGGAGACACCGAAACGACATTAATTCAATCCAAGTTCATTCAGCAACATCACTACAATAATCATCAGCTTACGATTAATATGCACGTAGGGACACACATCGACGGTCCGATGCATATGACGGATACCCATGTGTATTTGAGTGATTTTCCATTGGACTCATTTATCGGAGAAGGTTGTGTACTAGATGTCTCTGGCGAGATGACCATTGATTACAAGGTAGAGTATGAGCAATCCATTAAGGAAAATAGTATTGTGATTTTATATACAGGGTATGGGAAGTATTTTGACCAAGCAGAATATTTTACAGCGTACCCTGTGTTGACGAAAGCTTTCGTAGACATCCTCGTTCGAAAAAAGGTCAAAATGATTGGCATGGACACACCGTCACCCGATAAATATCCGTTTGAGATTCATGCATATTTATTCGAGAACACCATCTTTATTGCTGAAAATTTAACAAATGTCGAGCGCTTATTGGATGTTGAGTCTTTTGAAATCATCGCCTTGCCGCTTCATATTAAAGCGGATTCTTCTATTGCTCGTATTATTGCACGTGTAAAATAA
- a CDS encoding zinc dependent phospholipase C family protein, whose product MPWPMVHFAIATKVASSKPSPHFLLGSIAPDAIHMRNQITREQKGITHLVSEGKFPSIETVRSHCLEYLSQHTERAWKEFVLGYFAHIYTDIRWTESVYAEFECHYKGDTADIRTTYNREVSQLEFDLLRSNSDYHQIFHHLQKSKPFTIVPFVTETEVRGHRDEKMSWLQDDRNEPKIQPAYFTVEVARDFVNQTANELNALFMDWEISLNIMSERSELL is encoded by the coding sequence GTGCCTTGGCCAATGGTTCATTTTGCAATTGCAACAAAAGTAGCTTCGTCCAAGCCATCCCCTCATTTTTTGTTAGGGAGTATTGCACCAGATGCGATTCATATGCGAAATCAAATAACGCGGGAACAGAAGGGGATTACTCATCTCGTTAGTGAAGGCAAGTTCCCGAGTATTGAAACGGTGAGAAGCCATTGTTTGGAGTATTTGAGTCAGCATACCGAGCGTGCGTGGAAAGAGTTTGTGTTGGGCTACTTTGCTCATATCTATACGGATATAAGATGGACAGAGAGTGTATACGCTGAATTTGAGTGTCATTATAAAGGGGACACCGCAGACATTAGAACCACGTATAATCGTGAAGTTAGCCAATTGGAGTTTGACTTGTTGCGCTCCAATTCCGATTACCACCAGATTTTTCATCACTTGCAGAAGTCTAAGCCGTTTACGATCGTTCCGTTTGTGACGGAGACAGAAGTTAGAGGTCACAGAGATGAGAAGATGAGCTGGCTGCAAGATGACCGTAATGAACCAAAAATACAGCCAGCTTATTTTACGGTAGAGGTTGCAAGGGATTTTGTTAATCAGACAGCCAATGAACTGAATGCATTATTTATGGATTGGGAAATTTCTCTCAACATCATGTCAGAAAGAAGTGAACTTCTATGA
- a CDS encoding dienelactone hydrolase family protein → MNRQSSAKSLTIVLHEIYGVNDHIHFFRDIMMQEGFDVLTPNLLHVAPFPYEQESEAYLFFRNEVGFQKSLLEVKHIVKENREKYDRIYIIGFSVGATLAWLSSELEVDGVIGYYGSRIRDYLEVEPNVPSLLFFAKEEKSVDVSGLEGQLNQKQNTVVKIVEAEHGFMNPFYQAYHPEHHRDCIEMSIDFLRRIEEI, encoded by the coding sequence ATGAACAGGCAGTCTTCAGCCAAATCTTTAACTATCGTATTGCATGAAATCTATGGAGTTAACGATCATATTCATTTTTTTCGAGACATTATGATGCAAGAAGGTTTTGATGTACTTACACCTAATCTACTGCACGTAGCCCCTTTTCCTTATGAGCAAGAAAGCGAAGCATATCTGTTTTTTAGGAATGAAGTTGGCTTTCAAAAATCCTTGTTAGAAGTGAAGCACATCGTTAAAGAAAATAGAGAGAAATATGATCGGATTTATATCATTGGTTTTAGTGTTGGTGCAACGCTTGCTTGGCTGAGCAGTGAACTAGAAGTTGATGGTGTAATTGGATATTACGGATCGAGAATTAGGGATTATTTAGAGGTAGAGCCTAATGTTCCGAGCTTGTTATTTTTTGCAAAAGAGGAGAAGTCGGTTGATGTATCGGGTTTAGAAGGACAACTCAACCAAAAGCAGAATACTGTCGTAAAGATTGTCGAAGCTGAGCACGGCTTTATGAATCCATTTTACCAAGCATATCATCCAGAACATCATAGGGATTGTATAGAGATGAGTATTGATTTCCTTAGACGAATCGAAGAAATATAA